One region of Acropora muricata isolate sample 2 chromosome 13, ASM3666990v1, whole genome shotgun sequence genomic DNA includes:
- the LOC136895731 gene encoding uncharacterized protein: MAGFVSQRIGVKDISRNVTVPNNSKAKLMYYLSCVKTVIQLDDSTLQRLTDYHNYHLLTDPETDALLAMVILFSPDELLGKVFFHDEDCGGWTNQFFELSSVSHMLAVTDNILIGGERKRVAKVMFFKRSWLDNNYFTPLRSFQGRLQRMARGLPGRGSNPRPLSSPSSPLLGSSSLHRSSDGCCCCCTIS, translated from the coding sequence ATGGCTGGATTTGTTTCACAAAGGATTGGCGTGAAAGATATTTCGAGAAATGTTACGGTACCAAACAATTCAAAAGCCAAGCTGATGTATTATCTGAGTTGCGTGAAGACGGTAATCCAACTCGACGATTCCACTTTGCAACGATTGACAGATTATCACAATTATCATTTGCTAACTGATCCAGAAACCGATGCTCTGTTGGCAATGGTCATATTGTTCAGTCCAGATGAGCTGttgggaaaagtattttttcaCGATGAAGACTGCGGAGGGTGGACTAACCAATTCTTTGAGCTGAGCTCGGTGTCTCACATGTTGGCTGTGACAGACAACATTTTGATCGGAGGAGAGAGAAAGAGAGTTGCCAAAGTGATGTTCTTCAAGAGGTCATGGCTGGACAACAACTACTTCACTCCATTGAGGTCATTCCAGGGGAGGTTGCAAAGGATGGCGCGTGGCTTGCCGGGAAGAGGAAGTAATCCACGTCCTCTTTCTTCTCCATCTTCGCCTCTTCTCGGTTCTTCGTCTTTACATCGTTCTTCCGAcggttgttgctgttgctgtacCATTTCATAA
- the LOC136895730 gene encoding centrosomal protein of 41 kDa-like — protein sequence MSSTSRSARKPTNILDKRVPKNPKYQHVPATVDTGASVSRYTQRIEEMRKNYKYKKDEIFKRMKVTTLVQLILQVAEAVTLEQERNSISMSGGESVMSDETLTGNEEPNTPYLLNLEDDEERPDSTARNTARSTLESLIHGVGEVDIIDKDEKGRRDTSFNEEESRVPEVESLPYLLLDVRDEDAYKQCHIIGALSYPASMLSRSYNYFTKEILTFKNKLGKIIILYDENERLAPAAATTFVQREVDNVFMLSGGLKVLYKRFPEGLLTGTVPQSCLPTPPPSRKSIGKASSQPKSPPIHADQKWFNPEDLIKLSDKLDDELLSQDKTSRQSSRMSSRSGASSAASRASTSASSATSRSSKPHWK from the exons ATGTCCTCTACAAGCAGATCTGCGAGGAAACCTACAAAT ATTTTGGACAAGAGAGTTCCAAAAAATCCAAAATACCAACATGTTCCTGCAACGGTTGATACTG GGGCCAGCGTTTCAAGATACACCCAGAGAATTGAAGAAATGCGAAAGA ATTACAAGTACAAAAAAGatgaaattttcaaaagaatgaAGGTTACTACGTTGGTACAACTT ATCCTTCAGGTTGCTGAAGCTGTAACGTTAGAACAAGAAAGAAATAGTATATCAATGTCTGGAG GTGAAAGTGTAATGTCAGATGAGACATTAACAGGCAATGAAGAACCTAACACACCATACCTGCTGAATCTGGAAGACGATGAAGAACGACCGGACTCAACAGCAAGAAATACTGCTCGCTCTACTCTTGAAAG TCTAATTCATGGGGTTGGAGAGGTTGACATCATTGACAAGGATGAAAAAGGGAGAAGAGATACCAGCTTTAATGAAGAAGAGTCACGCGTGCCTGAGGTGGAGTCACTTCCTTATCTGTTATTGGATGTCAGAGATGAAGATGCATATAAGCAATGCCACATTATTGGAG ccCTTAGCTATCCAGCTTCAATGTTATCAAGGTCTTATAACTACTTCACAAAGGAAATTCTGACATTT AAAAATAAATTAGGAAAGATAATAATTTTGTAcgatgaaaatgaaagattagCACCTGCTGCTGCGACGACTTTTGTGCAGAGGGAAGTTGACAATGTCTTCATGTTGTCTGGAG GTCTCAAAGTGTTATATAAGAGATTTCCTGAGGGTCTCTTGACAGGCACAGTGCCCCAATCTTGCTTGCCCACGCCTCCCCCATCTCGAAAATCAATTGGGAAAGCAAGCAGTCAGCCCAAGTCTCCACCCATCCATGCTGATCAGAAATGGTTCAACCCTGAGG ATCTGATCAAACTTAGTGACAAACTCGATGATGAGCTATTAAGCCAGGATAAGACAA GTCGTCAAAGTTCGCGCATGAGCAGTCGATCAGGTGCGTCGTCAGCAGCAAGTAGAGCTTCAACTTCCGCTAGCTCTGCAACCAGCCGCAGCAGTAAACCGCACTGGAAATAG
- the LOC136896262 gene encoding neuronal acetylcholine receptor subunit alpha-10-like: protein MVARAPLKFSSVFIVLLTCDPRFWAGNVVSAGASGLDETRLIEQITKTTDVNVLPVNNSLYAVNVTLDITFHGVIDLDEKYQILSSSVWVRQEWTNQLLKWNPSDYGEIKEITIDSSQVWQPDIVLYNNVFEEFDGRLDKVKTRVRVSNDGLCYWAAPFVFKTSCHFNVQDFPYDKQMCILKFGSWLFHSKQLDLFQKRDNAPVAQDSVDNGEWEITTVKIAKNIIRYDCCPDELYPDITFVINLRRRSLFYTYNLVIPNFIIALLAFFSFYIPVECGERLSFVITVLLSMTVFLLLVAESIPPTSEAVPVIGLFFTSSIIEVALALIATGISLKVYYSYLYGKGLSPGLRKFLFYRVAPLLRLDTDHQNNHCTSKWRVGNPLEFVKELTRKFKRERDLSIYNVNAENNGRDDGETPTSLQLNELNLLSLSTLPESTQGTMPERDNRKRNHHVSAELEMIASAVKDHREFEKRAAECRIAAAIVDRAFMVMFIFVFFASSVIILLLPSMRKL from the exons ATGGTAGCTCGAGCACCGTTGAAGTTTTCGTCCGTCTTCATCGTTCTTTTAACATGTGACCCTCGTTTTTGGGCCGGCAATGTCGTCTCAGCAG GAGCGTCGGGGTTAGACGAAACAAGGTTGATAGAGCAGATTACAAAAACCACCGACGTCAATGTGTTACCAGTGAACAATTCTTTATACGCTGTAAATGTTACATTGGATATTACTTTCCACGGTGTGATAGACTTG GACGAAAAATATCAAATTCTGTCCAGTAGTGTTTGGGTTAGACAG GAATGGACCAATCAACTGCTGAAATGGAATCCCTCTGATTATGGAGAAATAAAGGAGATTACCATCGATTCCTCACAAGTATGGCAACCTGATATCGTCCTATACAACAA CGTGTTTGAAGAGTTTGACGGTAGACTGGACAAAGTGAAGACGCGTGTTCGCGTCAGCAACGATGGTCTCTGCTACTGGGCCGCACCTTTCGTCTTTAAAACATCTTGTCATTTTAACGTCCAAGATTTTCCGTACGACAAGCAAATGTGCATACTCAAGTTTGGTTCTTGGTTATTTCACTCGAAGCAGCTTGATCTGTTTCAAAAGCGAGACAACGCGCCTGTAGCCCAGGACAGTGTTGACAACGGCGAGTGGGAGATCACTACTGTTAAAATCGCGAAAAACATCATAAGGTACGACTGTTGCCCGGATGAACTTTATCCTGACATCACCTTTGTGATCAACCTTCGAAGACGGTCTCTCTTCTACACGTACAATTTAGTGATACCGAATTTCATCATAGCTCTTCTCGCCTTCTTTTCCTTCTATATTCCTGTGGAGTGTGGTGAGAGGCTGTCGTTTGTGATCACCGTACTGCTGAGTATGACCGTGTTCCTGCTGCTCGTTGCAGAGAGCATACCGCCAACATCTGAGGCTGTTCCTGTGATTGGCTTGTTCTTCACCAGTTCTATAATCGAGGTGGCACTTGCTCTTATTGCAACTGGAATAAGCTTAAAGGTTTACTATAGTTATTTGTACGGAAAGGGTTTGTCACCTGGCTTGCGAAAGTTCCTCTTTTACCGAGTTGCTCCTTTGCTTCGTCTTGACACAGACCACCAAAACAATCACTGCACAAGTAAATGGCGCGTGGGAAATCCTTTGGAATTTGTGAAAGAGCTCACAAGAAAGTTTAAGcgtgaaagggatctgtccatTTACAATGTCAACGCAGAGAACAACGGCAGAGACGATGGCGAAACGCCAACCAGTTTACAACTCAATGAGTTGAATCTGCTTTCACTCAGCACTCTTCCTGAGTCGACCCAAGGCACGATGCCAGAAAGGGACAACAGAAAACGTAATCATCACGTATCCGCTGAACTTGAGATGATTGCTTCAGCTGTGAAGGATCATAGAGAGTTTGAAAAGCGGGCCGCCGAATGCAGGATTGCAGCCGCCATTGTGGACAGAGCCTTCATGGTTATGtttattttcgttttctttgcaTCATCAGTCATCATTCTCCTTTTGCCATCGATGAGAAAACTTTAG